The Plasmodium brasilianum strain Bolivian I chromosome 11, whole genome shotgun sequence nucleotide sequence ATCATATTCAATTATATCTAGGCACAAATTAATGCAATGAAATTTTATGGAATATTTtggaataatattttgtaatattcgGTGAGttcgtatattttttttccttttttcaagcattgaattatttaaatttttattgagtaaatcattttcatcttttaaacttatatcatatattacaaatatagaCAATATGTTTAGTAAATCTTTAATATACTGAAGGATGTATATATGCTCTTTTATTAtgttacaaatatttaacgATATTTCATCAAAATCAAAACTTAACGAATTGTCTAAAAAGAACCCTTCCTCCTCCTTCATAAAtctattataatattcacATGAACTATCATGATAATTGCCCAAATGATAATTTCCTAATTTATCCATGTTATTACTAtcgttatataataatgcatTGTTAATTTTGGATGTGTACTCACCATATTTAGTCATTTTACCTACATGTATCTCTTCCCCTTCCTCCAACTGGTCATCGTTGTAATTTCTCTCTTCCACCTGCTCATTGATTCGTTCCCTCCTTCCGTTAATTCTTCCTCGTCTTGCTTCTTCCTCCTCGCTATGGTTGTAATATAAGCGTTGCTCAAGGTGGTGATAATTATGAGGGTAGCTGTTCTGTTCATCGTTGTGTTTGCATTCGTGTTCGTCGTTGTCTTCCTCTTCGTCTTCGTCGTTGCCATCTTCATATTCATCATCATCTTCGTCGTCGTCCTCCTCGTTGTCCAATTCCAATACACTTTCGAGGGATTGTTCCTGCTGCTTAAGCTTTGCTCTTCTTgactgcttttttttttttttttttttcgtggTCCTTTTGCGTGtttctataattttcaaCTTCTTTAAAGTCAAATAGTTCTGATGAATGTACAGTAAatagtttttatataatctcAATAAGTAGTAGGTGCATGTGTAAATTATATCAAGGTTGACCAGGTTAATGTTTGCATGGTTTATATGTTCTTCCGTTGTTCTTTTGTCTTCATGATGTACATCTTTGTTTATATTAACGAAAAGATTATTCTTCTTCTCGTTCTTTTGATTCCTACTACTGTACCGCTCAAGGTATATATTCGCGTTTTTCTCCTCAATGCCACTGCTGTTACTGTTATCTCCTCTGTTATTATTAGAATTGCCACTCTCATTTGTTTTCATATTAACACATCCACTATTATTTCTGTTACTATTAACACTACCACCCCTATCACCGCAACCACTGCTGCCGCTTCTACATCCACCGCTTTTCTTTTCCCTTGTAAAGTTACATGTAGAGGAGTAGCACAAGCACTTGTACACTAGCGTGTGGTTATATGTGGTGAAATTATTAACTTCGTGTATTATTTCGTTTGACTTCATAAGGTAGTTATTTACGATCAAGTTATTAACAAAGatgttaacatttttattaatccaTTTGcctattattttaaataaatataatccCTTCTTGTCAACTACTTTTAATATGACTGTTATGTAAGAAATAATAAGCATTGGAagaggtatatatatatttttattttctaaaaagtTCGTAggaaatgttaaaaaagatatactAGTCGATAAATAATTGAAtttaaattcatataaattatcaaatatattactttttaaaaataaactaaacAAATCTTCCTTTGAAACAAATTCGTTAATATATGTTGTATCACATAAAGAACTAAGTAAAAAACAAGTATGTAACatcttattttcattttgcttctctatatttctattaaatataaacaaattacccttaattaaattctttatattattttcatcaatctttatgtttatttcatatatccCTATTTTGTTAAGTAAAAAGATCAACAAATTGATGCTTAACAAGTTCAGGTCATTTCTGTTGTACAGGAAATTAAAGCAATACActtcttcatatatatttaagctTTTGTTATTCAGATGAATTTTGTTATTAAGGTTATTCTTAAAATTGACATTTACAATTTTGTTCATGCTTCCGTTATAGTTGTAATCAAACTCATTATCGTAGAACTCATCTTCCCCTTCTGTATCCTTCTGTTCCTCTTCTTCTCCAACATTCCTTTTAATACCGTTGATATTGCTACTGCAGTATTGagcttcttttttccttctaCCTTCGTTCAATTCCCTTCcaattgattttttttctaacaaTGTAGAGTATCCATGGCCCTTATTATGTgcgaatattttattttcctctaCTGCTAAACTTTTTCTTCGTACACAATTCTTTCCCTCTGGATGTATGTTACTATTCCTTGTTGTTCGTAATAAGAAGCCCTCTTTCATATTAGTAGTATCTTCCTCACCCGAATGATTGTACATAAACACTTCTGTATTATAATCTATGAATTTGTATATGCTATTGTAAAAGTAAATAGGGATAATAGAATTTTTGTTGgtaaagaaatttttataagaatCTATAAATAATGTACTAATAAAGTCATTAAGTATATCTtgatctattttttttatgagtgataaaaacatattttttttctgtacatTGTTATAATCTTCATTGTACATGTAATTGTAATGATAAATGTTTAGTAAAGTATAGAGgcactcatatatatatattacagtaTACTTATTTAAAATGGGATGTTTTTTAGTTATAAGTATTATTAGCAATTCCAGCATATCATCAAAGAATTCGTTGCTCcgtaaaattaattttgagTATTCATTATGTACATCATAATACACCTTTTTCTCGTTACTACTTAGCCAGTTATTACTCATTGCTCCTATTCCGACTGGgtataaattattcatatgaaCAATATCGTGGTGGTGCCTACCAGGGAAGATTCCACTAGTATAAGCATTTCCTTCCGTTTTCCTAGAAAAGTTATTGTTGCCAAAATTGTGGATTTCGTACATATTTCTCATATGCCCCGTATTCCCTATAACATTGCTCGATTCATTCGAGTATAAGCCCCTGGAAACGAATGGATAGCCGTACATACTACTACTCCTACTACCAGGATGTACTGCTTCAGTCGGACCTCGATACGGCAAATCCCTGTGAAGAAAGACGTAATCGTTTTCAAGTAGGATGGCggtattactactactacccCAGTTACCACTACTACCATCCCCAttgttgttcatatttttcggGATGTTTAACAAATTACTTTGAAACtccttatttaatattttctttgaAAAAAGGGAGTTGTTCATCTTCAACTTTTTGTGGTactttaaattttcaattttcagCTCATCTCCTATCTCCCAGTTAGTGGAACTACTACCACCAATGTTGTTATTACTTCTACTACTTTCTTTGTTGTTCTCATGTTGCACCTGTTTCTTCCACCCCTTTATCGTGCTCTTCTGCTTAGTTCCCCCCTCATCCTTACTATCATCATAATCATAatcatcatcattatcatCATCTTCATCATCACCACCACCATTCTCATCATTATCATGATGCccctcttctttttctttccccGTAACTTGGCTCCCATCAATTTGTAGATTTTTCAAAGGAAAATCCTTTTTGTgcttaaaaaacaaatttttaaatccTTTCTTAATATAAGAAAAGTAATTGAatgcaaaattattattatgagaaaagaaaaatatggtAATAAATAGATAGACTATAAACAGTATGGGAGTAATCTGTATAttgaaattaatataataagaagattttattatagttgtaatgttttttaaatgcttttgaatattgtttataatataaaaataatttttcaaataataaaattttttattcatattattattttttatcttcaaTACTATATCTACTAAACATGTAATTTTCTCAATATAAATCTTGTATACTAGAAgccaatttttataattaatatttaagtaatttaAGCTATTgaatatgtacacatttttttctatgtaGTGCAACTCCCTCGACTTGGCCTTCCTCGATTTCCGGCCATCGCCTTCATTTTCAAGCATACTAAACCGACTTCTGCATCGGCTTCTGCCCCGGTTTCTACTCCTGCTTCTACGTCCGCTTAAGTAATATTTGCTAAGAAATCTACGCAGACAATTTCGATTACCTATAATTTCGTTCATTtgcttaaaattaaatttgcCATCTTCCTCATTTGCATCATCGCTTAAAATCCTTGTGTAGTTGACTTGTGCATTCAGTTCGTTTAGATCTTCTTGTTTGTTTTGCACATTGAGGATATCATTGGACATGTAAAGACCTTTCAAGTAACTAGGACTAAACACAGAATTATACGTGTAGCTATTATAACTGTTAGTGAATCCCTTTAAAAGTGtgcaaaaattaacatatgcattaataatatttgtatacaaAACATGAACagtattattactgttagtTGATAGGCTGTCAAGGGGATGGTGGtcattctttatataatgtatatgctccatattagaataattatacacattttgaaaagaaaaatcataattaaataaatagtaatgatatatataatgcttCAGATAATTATcgttgtaatattttattatattaatataatgattaataaaattttttatattatcaaaattaaaaatggggtttaaaaattcaaatatactttttttttcattaaaattatctttattaataaattcataaatGTTGGAGCATTTGTACTCGATGTTTTTCTTCTCCACCTTATCTGTTGCTTTATTACTCATATTATTATCTAATTCATCtggaataaaatttaaatgcaTAAAGTAGTCCACATGTTTATCTATATTGTTCAGAATGTTATCTATGATaggtataaatatatttaatatatgaaaagagattttaaaaaagagaattttTTCTGTATCTTTTAATCTCTCAACATTTACATTCTGagtgatataataaaatacattaaatttGTTTGTCCACATTGAATTtattaatgtaattatatagtcttttgtttttttatttttagaaatcatatatactatattaaGACTTTTGGCAAAATAGCAATTTTTCTCAAATACGTTATATTGCTTATAGTTGTTAACATTGCTTAGTAAGATGTTTTTCTTGTAGTAGTCTgtgctttttttctttagatAGTACTCTGAATTATCCTTGCAAATACGGGGGGATATTGCTCCTATAGGTCTGAGTCTTTGCTCGTCATCAATCCCCTCATCATTTTCATCTTTGTCATCTTCATCATCTTTGTTATCTTCATCATCTTCATCATCTTCATCATCCTCCTCATTACCTCCTTCACCCCTAAAATACCTCTTATCTCTTCTCTTCGTTCTGTCCCTCCCTTCACCCCCTCCTTCTGCTTCACTTCCACCAAGGCTATCACAGTAGTCAACATGTATGAGCTCGGATATATGatcaaaatttgaaaaatttacaatgacgttatttatcataattttcaaaaaacatTCTTCTTCTAACTCTAAACCCTCATCGATGCTtgtaattacattttttttatccaatTGCTTCGAGGGTATAAAGGACAACCCCAGTAATGATAAAACGCAATTTTCAAGTAAAGAATCTGAACTgtttagaaataaatatttcctcGTAATGACttcaaaaaagtataatattaattttgtaattgGAATTCTACTgtaattattcaaaattttattattgttagcACCtcttatattgttatattctatatctacatttaataaatgacTTAGTTCGACCCATTCACATAATTcgttattcaaaaaaatatgttttttccttAACTCTGTACTTAgcttttttttcgtttctaCCTTCTTAGCCTCTAATAAATCGTTAATGGGTAGAAGTAGACCTTCCTTATACGAATTATCCCCTCCTCCATTCGTCCCTCTGCTATCATTGTAGATACTACTATTgatattactactattattaatgcCACTAGAACCGATTTTCTTATtcctactgctactactggTTAAGCCCAACTTTTCCTTCTCTACTTCCTTCTTAATATAGTCAATGTATCTCATCTTGTCGTCTCTATAATCGTAGAATGTATTTTGGAACAACATATTTtcgttcattttatttaatctGTTAAAGAAGTCatagtattttatttcattatcaACAATTCTTTCTATATCTTTAGCTTCCTCTGTTTTGTTGTATGTCTTTCgattaatatatgaaatatcaTCATTTACCGTGTGCATACTTTTCTTACCACTGCTACTCATACTTGcctttttcatattcatttCATGCATTTTTTGTTGTCGGCTTATCATGTTTTCCCTAGAACATTTGTCTTTCTCGTGCTCATCCACCAACTCTTGACCGTATATTATAGATCCATTATGCGGATACACGGAATTGAACCCGTTGTTACTGCTACGAAGCATGCTATTCCTGCCGAAACCACCGCTTCTACCGATTCTACCGCTTCTTCCACTTTTTCCACTTCTGCTACTATTTCCTCGAATGCCACTATCACTGCTGTAGTGCAAACCAGTGTGAGTACCACCACCTCCACTTTCATTATAATGGATTATTCCATTCCCCTGGATGGGGTGGTTATAAGATAAGCTACTACTACTCTCGTAGATGTACTTATTGTCATCACTCTTGCTACCTCCTCTCTTTTCTGTAACATTTTCAATATTCaataatttcttataataGGCATGCCTTTTGTACGATTTGACATAAAAGTACAACTTTAAATCACTAACGTAAACTAACTCACTTTCGAtaaaatcatatttttctgtgtaaaaattgttaataGGTAGTAAATTGTAAGAACTACAATAACCTATAACATTGTTATCAACGgattttaattctttataatAGTCTATCTTTGAATAATTATCATTGTAATTTTCAGAAATGAGATTGTAAAATGTTAGGTtatcattttcttcttccttttccttGTCATCATAAAAGacgcaaatttttttactctttATTGTGTCTATTAAATCATTATCAGATAagtaatcatatatatattttgtttgttttttttttttcttcattttgaATTCTCTATAATTAGAAATAAATGCATCATCCATTTTGTAGTTATTACTGGTATAGTAATAATTTCCTCCCATtccttgttcatatttttttaaatattttattttttcatataaatcgTTATTTAGAtgcaataaatttttttttaaaaatttcttcttctttcgaacgttcatttttttgttatttgcGCAGCTCTCCAGTGGATGCTCctcttcatcatcatcatcgtTACTGCTAACATCGTTACTGCTAACATCGATACTGCTATCATCGATACTGCTAACATCGATACTGCTAACATCGATACTGCTAACATCGATACTGCTAACATCGATACTGCTAACATCGATACTGCTAACATCGATACTGCTAACATCGATACTGCTAACATCGATGCTGCTAACCTCAAGATGGTCATGCTGATCATGAGCAATGGTTCCCTCCTGTTTGTTAAGCCTACTTTTACAAACAGTTCGTAGCTTCCTGTCATTGTGTAGATATGTACTACGGCCATGAGGAGAACGCACTTTGGAGGCGTTTCCCTCAATTGGTTTTTCTACTTCCAATTTGTTGGACTCGTTCGAATGGTTCGATTGGTCGGACTTCCCCTGTTTATCCTTTCCGTccttttcttcctcttctccCCTTAACTGCCGATTTCCCCCTCTTCTCTGCTCCCTGAGCATGTAGTTTGCCCAGTTGCAAGTATTCAAAACACGCTTACTATTGGATGCGTTTTTACAGTactgatttttatttttcgttttatgTAAGCAATACCTTTTATGATAATTTCTggaattattcaaaaaatagaGAAGAGGTAAATCGACAAAATTGTTCAGGACATTTTGCATCTTGATTGTTCTATTAGAGATAATATAGCAGTTGTTAAATTTCTGTCTGTTcagattaaaaataaaaatattccttaAAGCAAATTTCAAAAAGTTAAAAGAATCAGTatctctttttaaaatatttatagtaGTTTTTGAGTCTcgaataaaaatttgtaaaataaaataaataataattttatttatttcatttgttctaaaaaaattttttaataataatattaaatacgTAGTTCttgaattaatattaatatttttaaataagaagTTATGAATACATACAGGTTTATTAATTAACGATTCGgacatatttatttctctATCAACATCAGGATCTTTACCAGTAGTTGTTGTAGCAGTTGGTATAATACTCCTTTCagcattatttatatcaacAATATTGATATCAAAATGGAacttatcaatttttttatgcaataatttttcatttttccatAAATTGTACATGTGAATAAACAACACATCTCTTtcgaataatatttttaaaagattcaAACCAAGTTCTTTTATCTtgtaaagaaataaagaattataatgCTCTTTCGAGTACGAACAAGTCAGATATTCCAATTTCTTTTCGTAATATATCTCCCATGTTACATCGTTGATGCGCCTCCCTTCCATCACCCCGCTTCCCTCTGCAGGAGGAGCAGGGCCCCCACCGCCATTATCGCCCACACTGAAGGATGCGCCATCAGTAGTAGTGGCTGTAGCAGTAGTAGCTGCGGCAGTAGCAGTAGACGTAGCAGTAGTAGCTGCGGCAGTAGCAGTAGACGTAGCAGTAGTAGCCGCGGCAGTAGCAGTAGACGTAGTGGTTTCCCTGTCGTTCAAGTCCTTCTTCAAAAGCAAGCTCTTCCTCTGATTGTAGATGCTTACGTAATCTGCATAGTTTTTGCACCTGAGCACTGTTTCGTTCAAATCTTTATTCTCTTCATGTAAAATATTgtccaaaaatataatattaaaaaatgtgttCATAAACTTACTCGATTCCCCTAAaatttcaataaataaatacatggTTGGCCTAAAATCgcataaattttcatatcgTTCATtcataatttcatttattttcttattattatcattagaTGGTAATGGTCCCTTTAGAATTAActtgaaatatatgaacactAAAATAATTAGTATATACATTTCGTTATCCTTAAAATTGATATCTGACTTCCTTTTGTCTtctcttaatttattttctttaattatataaatttttttttctttttgtatactacgttctatttttttaagctCAATTTTGCACTTATAAACTTCGGCATTTAACATATTAGTTTTTACCTTTAACTCTTCGTAATATACTTTCAGTTGATCTAGGTTATGTATCATAGGATATGCCATTAAATTGTTAGCTGAGCCCAGAGACCCAGATGGAAGGAAGTTCCTGCCTGTATTGGAAAACATGCCGCTGGTTTGGTTTAGATTTGAAAATACAGACGAACTGTTAGAGGAAAGAGGGTTCGTGGAAAATTGGTTTGCAGTAAAGGGGCTATTTGTAGTGGGATTTACTTTCGACAAATCTTGATTATTAAAAGATATGAGGCTCTGGTTTGTG carries:
- a CDS encoding nucleoporin NUP637; its protein translation is MKDEEENKKGERPTIFYYEIYEKLCIYYDCAVNEKERKNKKFFKRKKTINELRNIQDELVEFVESNIDFISNPFYFLTYEEEDVNKNELKNYLASKYTNLLSFMDDIIKCAIILNRNVYYVCELFNNVYLKIEKDNIVNQVMKSEYICEIFKECIEKENLIIMIFLEILKYLNRNEKVGASKKHRHRNNRTATRNSTRSGTHDEYAKFGRYSERKTNITDNELKKPKYEEGKTSNVLSSSDNSLDSINISKKRSDSSLKKRINADRFSLYILILLTENDFIENIFLEIDKIIKFIIKYDDICDKIEYVFNYKTHKINILFNLIDILFLYYSKFQANTNIISKIFKLLNHLTIRNNKLIAQMDDYYKLDINMSDPTFIKMDELNDISLNANQPTSTILTHLNKNRLTDFVSAHSGGTVHQENVGVVRAAGAVGASSLSSSTTSVSPLTSEKGFLPSIVGSTGGGGCTNASTNIVLNNPLQSSLFSSNVETNSEKTGKNNAHDNNIQGSSGRSSSNNLMQSNNTNVNSIPKILINDEEKKSNDNVYNSIPPIDILEEESKDKRYKLYEQCNNNIKNSYYLNRCLDCSGYWYNCNCSLNDFDKSSLTLTTQISLLLILCLHPNIEKYVYEKRKNSNLESNNSSPVKEDENYLQELKEKKKKKKKKMDFHHFYIPDVWKYNCMSSQKEYKHLMSIKNTYSISTSFISENISYYYLLFTKINENRKKKNNMKVVDHTDDFWSSCGSGTVGGTSGGNSGGSVGARQVCTNCNRCSSVDSNIVLLKFVISLFTSNREEIFNTIFEDCFFKVTYDTILKRISSSTLIGSLIFHLFHLTFSFSFIKNSRTTDLWNTFIDYHIKKDFHIRNWKKSGTAGRNIMLYPSERVLCARCRMAGVNEVVDVVDKLDIGEGAGIGEVDEVEGGQVDETHEIGKVDQGNSSLVTLSNNIIYIYKKKGEYLIDVLNFLKIICNNYPRLNTNYVCILKNVINRYHSRIIEFSEFDETIYHHNLDRMNELGGGGKNESEKFFCLKESKYYNINEERKIILMKYRNLKVVADEKMKICLDFYSDVFVHILDFAAVLCNNIYDLKIIENIVLCFKTPLTANLNIFNLTKKLFNQFTCALSGKYNEFSKVTNKQHIYERTKNNEKVQINFLDEKFFHSGNSNMNSNMNSNRNSNSNDGIGIGIGSDNSGNFQLDRELYKNMLSKVSANSSVDGKKDMYSKGKDEHDDASSTFYFTYLYNFKISLLEKLFQQNSYLKEILKNNNLLHYLQTNNIYLSNLIKENELVEKHLHEKNIFKSYTAHYNSNNNAYWKNLSIENDYNNCIKEVNKILDDIEQSNSKLKLFVSCKSDAMQPIALGSTSISNTLTNPNHGTDGVSAVGRASGANAEGTTPLVEKKNLPNGNGTEENILEQMLKEKDCINYLLIENKLTENLLRENNFLKSEFTKYNIVDLFFKNKFGSALLDNLKSIMLSEYNVNQVLSYEEKFRSLRKNNDGSYNNKEAIKMFFDENKNAVDFFKEKKYEIPILKDDDSSTINENIMNRAKIILKTELQRERKRNIDARYLLTNIFERSFYPYNCIKMLEKCLLFLSSVNNNKLCYYLPINKNLLIDYILLEHYDGGTTTGVAATGIGGTTNANTVSTTPSSVNVEKLKAELKENNEYKLEDENRLFKIKNRKYNNLISLIDTQNMTNTTRFKNVFIHNLNMQNKMKEAKDKHVKQYKTMHLLDIIYEIIKTKYNPSIDMLNLKCICIEILCSSFVKNSSSALSVLCTLTELFPDIFIEIMKKYKEQKQNVKNKLDYIDRQISLGHIKNNKLQQLANNFDLPYFNLKIIITYMKCVNFLLYMIGIKRKFNLSLSKIWYFFNNIDKIEEIDAEIRRKGIRRGMRRDNYEYERSMNSVNCGAQSSSKPDSSSSNYIFFDIFFNFDLFFDELEGENDQEHEQEREQQDEEGGGGEAEGSGRYKGERTKLPTGLKDDPNDVFENFLRKKLMITDKEKNICKHLILLTNYIVQNIFYNLINNFILKKIRDKKYEKEDILEEDVKLEIFMNRQENAIFKRRYNYYIHKTKNIQDHIFTIQNEINLNNAHIQQIEQVFKQRNIPFEPYILSQKVFDKSFSDLASFDTSIISTRPYGESGIDIGTKTYLTGAGTNHSGFLNAASLVAGGGMVPGTTSTNVLPTNTATLFGDKDVLSSGKGFFSSNLTNVGEASSPFSLFKQGDKLGGTLSRASNLLTGNTGQSSIFGTSSNNLTLNSPGATGTGLFTTPATTASPSLSNSRTEYESSSRLPSNSQATTIFSSLLQPGSLQAGSMSTGASTGSTLNKGGTSIFFNTSLPGSSNMKSATGSNLFASNQTSTNFGGSTGLFASVTDPNVRDNNIINNINSSSGGIGGGLFGFSQNQSSTSNLALNDTNKLFGGTTSVGRGLFGNTNSMLTNASQNNSTPFGTGFSQLNTSNVGTNMMSSANSGGNNTTNLFGSISNNNIQGGAGGGGGLFGGKYANPNQTNTMQSSSSAFGNITNTMNNKPSLFSPVNQNSIFTNTFSVIPTSNSLQSSHFNTIRTGANVSTSSFLTSVSDNNSSNISNINRLNQNIGNSSSTNFSNFPSGGALTNQGFSNPMINQSTGLFSKNLLDTNSAMQNQQNASSLPSTSLFTFANKTPLPQSSFGLTGGMLSKSGTPFGSNNATSLFNPSSSTFTSTSSNSLFGGMRGTQNISPLSSTNDKATPGLFSGLSTGISGNTTIIGGNNTNQSLISFNNQDLSKVNPTTNSPFTANQFSTNPLSSNSSSVFSNLNQTSGMFSNTGRNFLPSGSLGSANNLMAYPMIHNLDQLKVYYEELKVKTNMLNAEVYKCKIELKKIERSIQKEKKIYIIKENKLREDKRKSDINFKDNEMYILIILVFIYFKLILKGPLPSNDNNKKINEIMNERYENLCDFRPTMYLFIEILGESSKFMNTFFNIIFLDNILHEENKDLNETVLRCKNYADYVSIYNQRKSLLLKKDLNDRETTTSTATAAATTATSTATAAATTATSTATAAATTATATTTDGASFSVGDNGEGSGVMEGRRINDVTWEIYYEKKLEYLTCSYSKEHYNSLFLYKIKELGLNLLKILFERDVLFIHMYNLWKNEKLLHKKIDKFHFDINIVDINNAERSIIPTATTTTGKDPDVDREINMSESLINKPVCIHNFLFKNININSRTTYLILLLKNFFRTNEINKIIIYFILQIFIRDSKTTINILKRDTDSFNFLKFALRNIFIFNLNRQKFNNCYIISNRTIKMQNVLNNFVDLPLLYFLNNSRNYHKRYCLHKTKNKNQYCKNASNSKRVLNTCNWANYMLREQRRGGNRQLRGEEEEKDGKDKQGKSDQSNHSNESNKLEVEKPIEGNASKVRSPHGRSTYLHNDRKLRTVCKSRLNKQEGTIAHDQHDHLEVSSIDVSSIDVSSIDVSSIDVSSIDVSSIDVSSIDVSSIDVSSIDDSSIDVSSNDVSSNDDDDEEEHPLESCANNKKMNVRKKKKFLKKNLLHLNNDLYEKIKYLKKYEQGMGGNYYYTSNNYKMDDAFISNYREFKMKKKKKQTKYIYDYLSDNDLIDTIKSKKICVFYDDKEKEEENDNLTFYNLISENYNDNYSKIDYYKELKSVDNNVIGYCSSYNLLPINNFYTEKYDFIESELVYVSDLKLYFYVKSYKRHAYYKKLLNIENVTEKRGGSKSDDNKYIYESSSSLSYNHPIQGNGIIHYNESGGGGTHTGLHYSSDSGIRGNSSRSGKSGRSGRIGRSGGFGRNSMLRSSNNGFNSVYPHNGSIIYGQELVDEHEKDKCSRENMISRQQKMHEMNMKKASMSSSGKKSMHTVNDDISYINRKTYNKTEEAKDIERIVDNEIKYYDFFNRLNKMNENMLFQNTFYDYRDDKMRYIDYIKKEVEKEKLGLTSSSSRNKKIGSSGINNSSNINSSIYNDSRGTNGGGDNSYKEGLLLPINDLLEAKKVETKKKLSTELRKKHIFLNNELCEWVELSHLLNVDIEYNNIRGANNNKILNNYSRIPITKLILYFFEVITRKYLFLNSSDSLLENCVLSLLGLSFIPSKQLDKKNVITSIDEGLELEEECFLKIMINNVIVNFSNFDHISELIHVDYCDSLGGSEAEGGGEGRDRTKRRDKRYFRGEGGNEEDDEDDEDDEDNKDDEDDKDENDEGIDDEQRLRPIGAISPRICKDNSEYYLKKKSTDYYKKNILLSNVNNYKQYNVFEKNCYFAKSLNIVYMISKNKKTKDYIITLINSMWTNKFNVFYYITQNVNVERLKDTEKILFFKISFHILNIFIPIIDNILNNIDKHVDYFMHLNFIPDELDNNMSNKATDKVEKKNIEYKCSNIYEFINKDNFNEKKSIFEFLNPIFNFDNIKNFINHYINIIKYYNDNYLKHYIYHYYLFNYDFSFQNVYNYSNMEHIHYIKNDHHPLDSLSTNSNNTVHVLYTNIINAYVNFCTLLKGFTNSYNSYTYNSVFSPSYLKGLYMSNDILNVQNKQEDLNELNAQVNYTRILSDDANEEDGKFNFKQMNEIIGNRNCLRRFLSKYYLSGRRSRSRNRGRSRCRSRFSMLENEGDGRKSRKAKSRELHYIEKNVYIFNSLNYLNINYKNWLLVYKIYIEKITCLVDIVLKIKNNNMNKKFYYLKNYFYIINNIQKHLKNITTIIKSSYYINFNIQITPILFIVYLFITIFFFSHNNNFAFNYFSYIKKGFKNLFFKHKKDFPLKNLQIDGSQVTGKEKEEGHHDNDENGGGDDEDDDNDDDYDYDDSKDEGGTKQKSTIKGWKKQVQHENNKESSRSNNNIGGSSSTNWEIGDELKIENLKYHKKLKMNNSLFSKKILNKEFQSNLLNIPKNMNNNGDGSSGNWGSSSNTAILLENDYVFLHRDLPYRGPTEAVHPGSRSSSMYGYPFVSRGLYSNESSNVIGNTGHMRNMYEIHNFGNNNFSRKTEGNAYTSGIFPGRHHHDIVHMNNLYPVGIGAMSNNWLSSNEKKVYYDVHNEYSKLILRSNEFFDDMLELLIILITKKHPILNKYTVIYIYECLYTLLNIYHYNYMYNEDYNNVQKKNMFLSLIKKIDQDILNDFISTLFIDSYKNFFTNKNSIIPIYFYNSIYKFIDYNTEVFMYNHSGEEDTTNMKEGFLLRTTRNSNIHPEGKNCVRRKSLAVEENKIFAHNKGHGYSTLLEKKSIGRELNEGRRKKEAQYCSSNINGIKRNVGEEEEQKDTEGEDEFYDNEFDYNYNGSMNKIVNVNFKNNLNNKIHLNNKSLNIYEEVYCFNFLYNRNDLNLLSINLLIFLLNKIGIYEINIKIDENNIKNLIKGNLFIFNRNIEKQNENKMLHTCFLLSSLCDTTYINEFVSKEDLFSLFLKSNIFDNLYEFKFNYLSTSISFLTFPTNFLENKNIYIPLPMLIISYITVILKVVDKKGLYLFKIIGKWINKNVNIFVNNLIVNNYLMKSNEIIHEVNNFTTYNHTLVYKCLCYSSTCNFTREKKSGGCRSGSSGCGDRGGSVNSNRNNSGCVNMKTNESGNSNNNRGDNSNSSGIEEKNANIYLERYSSRNQKNEKKNNLFVNINKDVHHEDKRTTEEHINHANINLVNLDIIYTCTYYLLRLYKNYLLYIHQNYLTLKKLKIIETRKRTTKKKKKKKQSRRAKLKQQEQSLESVLELDNEEDDDEDDDEYEDGNDEDEEEDNDEHECKHNDEQNSYPHNYHHLEQRLYYNHSEEEEARRGRINGRRERINEQVEERNYNDDQLEEGEEIHVGKMTKYGEYTSKINNALLYNDSNNMDKLGNYHLGNYHDSSCEYYNRFMKEEEGFFLDNSLSFDFDEISLNICNIIKEHIYILQYIKDLLNILSIFVIYDISLKDENDLLNKNLNNSMLEKRKKNIRTHRILQNIIPKYSIKFHCINLCLDIIEYDIGLYDEYVQQSKTKYYEYIKIVLKVFMNTCFYFINIIKFENFHMLKSVSMAMKKLTNIIYFLLNNLTIKEKPDEHKTGGGITDSDKTGANNTNEGETSESKTDANITSEQRTNEQNSFLLNKFIYDKSGFKKNAHEITTELFNSEYSIFNDKKCSSDNIKKFLENIEIDIHVLKKILTCVIYFTYAMLSNQKVNKINIENINLNHINKINIKKIANTYLENNNILKRSTQIYYLLYSYATKTYK